A single window of Vespula pensylvanica isolate Volc-1 chromosome 23, ASM1446617v1, whole genome shotgun sequence DNA harbors:
- the LOC122636638 gene encoding C-Maf-inducing protein-like, with amino-acid sequence MFGFQSPFTRASRGINSTSSLNSKTKKNKESPKRRASEATSEGSGSSSIRYIDQEPSVSEGSSTDTLPGIRVDYLDVDPLSPGPRDSLTSPSDVTVHLNGIDVLKDSSSASCSSPSSGNGNLTANNISNNTNNTELSSSTSRSTSSSSSLSPGGVETRNDLVTTRFSSTDDGKTETEEEGAAEGASSRVSLLSPINVTNRSTSDDLLSIENEFDASEEEEEEEEEEEDDEYEEEDNAETEEASSLPSSPAAASKVVLTSSSTVPYYEFLSVNGCTIRQETSSTSSPQLSTGIGVPTTRSSSCESASSDNTRDPFDDNSLSACYSMLDDNSMEVDSIINSCPVTLSLTPPKVPAARSCNILERLLEDIYTIGTPEPLAGYGPRFKLLEEGDVQVYYFDHDDRTLVRKIMFIKFLRRWETHHIYLNDDCLSSKTATGFLQQPIPYNSFYVEKYAVGRLGTTYKSCLRIYLRNGSLLLQANDSYTRDQWYHSINWKKSLFQFKHKASVSTENIVLRELRLMVEFALSTPLQDERVAGAAMEAVAKLLEAPWGSRSLIEQDDEEKEKIEVTKEEEGSWALFILPVAAPLLEKAAPPAALARVLARLVRQHPKFHLVKYLAPAITRCLKHTVDFGKSPDMRKLLQVFVAALYESNDGNDGERAIREYIASVHGPGSDCPHPRVLPNLVSVCVAAIFHRFEDSNCGGSNGSENKPSTLPPLDCYLLVLNVASEYADWRPGLAGLLQPVPFPEEALTVKEVQKSILGRAIRRLAKDSRCTVHQVLLPVREPRPGWLHIAAPSSPACPDRGELFGEMLTTLLACCCRRKRFVGSLMKQAKDDCILLAVRECGAAQEALCLMLEWRLLPNEEARLQIVNALESTPSGKTRYAALCQRQRNLQELQQKGGPRKLTLPVRATDADVALLLGGRALGNLECLSLAFTSVTSACAEQLIKLPALRYLNLWATQFGDAGLQMISEHLQKLQVLNLCETPVSDKGISTLASLTNLRKLNLNSTKLSAQTFESLKKRLPALQEYDVRYTEAW; translated from the exons atgttTGGCTTTCAGAGTCCGTTTACGAGAGCATCTCGCGGGATAAATTCCACGTCGTCTTTAAAttcaaaaacgaagaaaaataaagaatctcCGAAGAGAAGAGCTTCGGAAGCAACCAGTGAAGGATCTGGATCATCGTCGATCAGATATATCGATCAAGAGCCTTCGGTATCGGAAGGTAGTAGTACCGATACGTTACCAGGGATTAGGGTCGATTATTTGGACGTTGATCCTTTGTCACCTGGACCAAGAGATTCATTGACTTCACCTAGTGATGTAACCGTACATTTAAATGGTATCGACGTTCTGAAAGATTCCTCTTCAGCTAGTTGTTCTTCACCGTCATCCGGGAATGGCAATTTGACTGCcaataatattagtaataatacgAATAACACTGAATTGTCATCGTCGACATCAAGGTCAACGTCCTCGTCGTCATCCTTATCACCGGGTGGTGTCGAAACGAGAAATGATCTTGTAACAACTAGATTTTCTTCTACCGACGATGGAAAGACCGAAACCGAAGAAGAAGGTGCTGCCGAAGGTGCTTCTTCCAGAGTATCCCTTCTATCTCCGATAAACGTGACTAATCGTTCTACGAGCGATGATTTACTTTCtattgaaaatgaattcgaCGCTagcgaagaggaggaagaggaggaggaagaagaagaagatgacgagtacgaggaagaagataaCGCTGAAACCGAAGAAGCTTCCTCGTTACCTTCCAGTCCCGCTGCTGCTTCGAAAGTTGTTTTAACATCGTCGAGTACCGTTCCTTATTAcgaatttctttctgttaATGGTTGTACGATCAGGCAAGAAACAAGTAGTACCAGTTCGCCGCAACTTTCAACCGGAATTGGTGTTCCCACAACGAGATCGTCCAGTTGCGAATCAGCTAGCAGTGATAATACCAGAGATCCCTTCGACGATAATTCTTTAAGCGCCTGTTATTCTATGCTCGACGATAATTCTATGGAGGTTGATTCTATAATCAATTCATGTCCAGTTACTCTCAGTTTAACTCCACCCAAAGTACCTGCTGCTCGTTcttgtaatattttagaaagacTTTTAGAAGATATTTATACCATCGGTACTCCTGAACCTCTAGCTGGATACGGTCCTAGATTTAAACTTTTGGAAGAAGGAGACGTTCaagtttattatttcgatcatGACGATCGTACTCTGGTCAGGAAGATcatgtttattaaatttttacgacGTTGGGAAACTCATCATATCTATTTGAACGATGATTGCTTATCCTCGAAAACG GCTACTGGTTTCTTACAACAACCAATTCCATATAATAGTTTTTATGTTGAAAAATATGCCGTTGGTAGATTGGGTACAACATATAAAAGTTGCTTAAGAATATATCTACGTAATGGTTCATTGTTATTGCAAGCGAATGATTCTTATACGAGGGACCAGTGGTACCATTCTATAAATTGGAAG aaaAGTCTTTTCCAATTTAAACACAAAGCATCAGTGAGCACAGAAAACATTGTTCTACGTGAATTACGTTTAATGGTAGAATTTGCATTGTCGACACCACTTCAGGATGAAAGAGTAGCTGGTGCAGCTATGGAAGCCGTAGCAAAATTATTGGAGGCACCTTGGGGTTCTAGATCATTAATAGAGCAAGATgatgaggaaaaagagaaaatagaagtaacaaaagaagaggaaggaagttGGGCTTTATTCATTTTACCGGTTGCTGCGCCACTCCTCGAAAAAGCTGCTCCACCTGCTGCATTAGCTCGTGTATTAGCTAGATTAGTTCGGCAACATCCTAAATTTCATTTAGTAAAGTACCTTGCTCCGGCTATCACCAGGTGCCTCAAACATACCGTTGATTTTGGCAAATCTCCAGATATGAGAAAACTCTTGCAAGTTTTTGTTGCTGCTCTGTATGAAAGTAACGATGGTAACGATGGTGAAAGAGCGATTAGAGAATATATCGCTTCCGTTCATGGACCTGGAAGTGATTGTCCTCATCCAAGAGTATTACCAAACTTGGTCTCAGTTTGTGTTGCTGCTATATTTCATAG GTTCGAAGATAGTAATTGTGGTGGTTCAAATGGAAGCGAGAATAAACCATCGACATTACCACCTCTTGATTGTTATCTTTTGGTTCTAAATGTTGC CTCGGAGTATGCTGACTGGAGACCAGGTTTAGCTGGTTTGTTACAACCCGTACCATTTCCTGAAGAAGCTCTTACTGTTAAGGAAGTACAGAAATCGATTCTTGGTCGTGCAATTCGACGTTTAGCCAAGGATTCGAGATGTACAGTTCATCAAGTTCTCCTTCCAGTCAGAGAACCGCGTCCAGGTTGGCTTCACATAGCTGCACCATCTAGTCCGGCTTGTCCTGACCGTGGTGAACTATTTGGTGAAATG CTAACTACACTCCTGGCATGTTgttgtcgaagaaaaagatttgttGGCTCGTTGATGAAACAAGCTAAAGATGATTGTATTCTCCTTGCTGTCAGAGAATGCGGTGCTGCTCAAGAAGCACTTTGCCTCATGCTCGAGTGGCGTCTACTGCCAAACGAAGAAGCTAGGCTTCAGATAGTCAATGCCCTCGAATCCACTCCTTCTGGTAAAACCCGTTACGCTGCCCTCTGTCAGAGACAAAGAAATTTACAAGAATTG CAACAGAAAGGTGGTCCAAGAAAATTGACACTTCCAGTACGAGCAACAGATGCCGATGTTGCTCTCCTACTTGGTGGACGTGCTTTAGGTAATTTAGAGTGTCTCAGTTTAGCCTTCACATCTGTTACATCTGCCTGTGCCGAACAGTTGATTAAATTACCAGCGTTGAGGTATTTAA